A single Anatilimnocola floriformis DNA region contains:
- a CDS encoding ABC transporter substrate-binding protein has protein sequence MPDRRKVLLPFMLSTAFAVAWLWCATTISFAQQPAPPQRIFEGDFFDRLTLDEANENAVLRVRTIPFPNRRVPAKPKPSEKLRVKLIEDGKDYDILWQNIKKVELFENIVLEEANKLTAAGKIDEAFDYFVFLLDNYPKTEGLDDARQRYMFAAAIFGYRQKNYAEALGILEELYTLNPNFRASEAAPTVMQSLSSMADNLIGVYVAKNDYRSARILLERLVRTYNAANEPFATKWVTQMSELAATERDKAQSFLAEQKYVEAYDASTRMKNIWPQVPGGEQLITEMSRRYPLVIVAVSQPAKAFDSRSLIDPAARRAGRLVQRQLMDFSGMGPEGGKYSSPYGSFTRSDDGTSFTLEVKPPAKLTAFDVSQRLLQLADPHNADYQAAWSRLVSAVQVKQGNQAQVDLRLPHVLPEALLQVDALPTTIESASGKGFGPFQLFSADAAANRFAKNDRSPFVIPGQPAEVVERYFDDPQRAILALKRGEIDVIDQVYSSDIAALSLDSNVVVKQYSAPTTHFLVINREHPYLANRTFRRALLYSTDRNAILQQGFLKGKTLPGWRVVSNVFPAPSGTANNIAYGYDDSIAPRDYDPRLALILKVLTQRQLKVEAEKKMAEVAKWRPIVLGHPADEGSRLACRALVQQWKVVGIEVQLKEFPLGVFSDPKKKCDLTYVQAAAWEPIIDAARIFGEEGLSPTDNSYIRLAIKQAETATNWQQVRQRMQQLHQLVHEDVSVIPLWQTYDYYAFRAGFTGLESNRVTLYQNVQQWQPAARLAARN, from the coding sequence ATGCCAGATCGTCGAAAAGTCCTGTTGCCTTTCATGCTCAGCACCGCGTTCGCGGTTGCCTGGCTGTGGTGCGCAACGACCATCAGTTTTGCCCAACAGCCGGCGCCGCCGCAGCGTATTTTCGAAGGCGATTTCTTCGATCGCCTCACGCTCGACGAAGCCAACGAAAACGCCGTACTGCGCGTCCGCACGATTCCCTTCCCCAATCGTCGCGTCCCGGCCAAGCCCAAGCCGAGCGAAAAACTGCGCGTCAAGCTGATCGAGGATGGCAAGGATTACGACATCCTGTGGCAGAACATCAAGAAAGTCGAGCTTTTCGAGAACATCGTGCTCGAAGAGGCGAACAAGCTGACCGCCGCCGGCAAGATTGACGAAGCCTTCGACTACTTTGTCTTTCTGCTCGACAACTATCCCAAGACCGAAGGGCTCGACGACGCCCGGCAGCGATATATGTTTGCGGCGGCCATCTTCGGCTATCGGCAAAAAAACTACGCCGAGGCCCTCGGTATTCTGGAAGAGCTCTATACGCTCAATCCGAATTTCCGCGCGAGCGAAGCGGCGCCAACAGTCATGCAAAGCCTCAGCAGCATGGCCGACAATCTGATCGGCGTGTATGTCGCCAAAAATGACTACCGGTCGGCCCGCATTCTGCTCGAGCGATTGGTGCGAACCTACAACGCGGCCAACGAGCCGTTTGCCACGAAGTGGGTCACACAAATGTCGGAGCTCGCCGCGACTGAGCGTGACAAGGCGCAGAGCTTTCTCGCCGAACAAAAATACGTCGAAGCGTACGATGCGTCGACGCGGATGAAAAACATTTGGCCGCAGGTACCCGGCGGCGAACAGCTCATCACCGAAATGTCGCGGCGATACCCGTTGGTGATCGTCGCCGTTTCGCAGCCTGCCAAGGCGTTCGATTCGCGGAGCTTGATCGATCCTGCCGCACGTCGCGCGGGGCGATTGGTGCAGCGGCAACTGATGGATTTCTCTGGCATGGGTCCGGAAGGTGGCAAATATTCGAGCCCTTACGGCAGCTTCACCCGCAGCGACGACGGCACGAGTTTCACGCTCGAGGTGAAACCACCCGCCAAGCTGACGGCCTTCGATGTTTCGCAGCGATTGCTGCAACTCGCCGATCCTCACAACGCCGATTACCAGGCGGCGTGGTCGCGGTTGGTTTCCGCCGTGCAGGTTAAGCAAGGCAATCAAGCCCAGGTTGATTTGCGTCTGCCGCACGTTTTGCCCGAAGCACTTCTGCAGGTCGATGCGCTCCCTACGACCATTGAAAGCGCGAGCGGCAAGGGATTTGGACCATTCCAATTATTCTCCGCCGATGCGGCCGCCAATCGCTTTGCTAAAAACGATCGCTCGCCGTTTGTCATTCCTGGTCAACCGGCTGAAGTGGTCGAACGTTATTTCGATGATCCTCAGCGAGCGATTCTCGCGCTCAAGCGGGGCGAAATCGATGTCATCGATCAAGTTTATTCCTCCGACATCGCGGCCCTCTCGCTCGATTCGAACGTTGTCGTCAAGCAATACTCGGCGCCGACCACTCACTTCCTGGTCATCAATCGCGAGCATCCCTACCTAGCGAACCGCACGTTCCGCCGGGCGTTGCTCTACTCCACCGACCGCAACGCCATCCTGCAGCAAGGCTTCCTCAAGGGAAAGACATTGCCCGGTTGGCGCGTCGTCAGCAATGTTTTTCCGGCGCCGAGCGGCACGGCCAACAACATTGCTTACGGCTACGACGATTCGATTGCCCCCCGCGATTACGATCCGCGCCTGGCGCTGATTTTGAAAGTGCTGACGCAGCGTCAACTGAAAGTCGAAGCGGAAAAGAAGATGGCCGAAGTCGCCAAGTGGCGGCCGATTGTGCTCGGCCATCCTGCCGACGAAGGAAGTCGCCTGGCCTGCCGAGCTCTCGTGCAGCAGTGGAAAGTGGTTGGCATCGAAGTGCAATTGAAAGAGTTTCCGCTTGGTGTGTTTTCTGACCCGAAGAAAAAATGCGACCTGACTTACGTGCAAGCGGCGGCTTGGGAACCAATCATCGACGCGGCCCGCATCTTCGGTGAAGAAGGGCTCTCGCCGACCGACAATTCGTACATTCGCCTGGCGATCAAACAAGCCGAAACAGCGACCAACTGGCAACAGGTTCGTCAGCGGATGCAGCAACTTCATCAGCTTGTTCACGAAGACGTCTCGGTGATTCCGCTCTGGCAAACCTACGACTACTACGCGTTCCGCGCAGGCTTCACGGGCCTCGAATCGAATCGCGTGACGCTCTATCAGAACGTTCAGCAGTGGCAACCCGCAGCGCGACTGGCGGCAAGGAATTAG